Proteins co-encoded in one Aspergillus fumigatus Af293 chromosome 6, whole genome shotgun sequence genomic window:
- a CDS encoding U2 snRNP complex subunit HSH49 produces MSGARHWEQDKEATVYIGNLDERVTDSLVWELMLQAGRIVNVHLPKDRVTQSHQGYGFVEFISEEDAEYASRIMNGIRLYGKPIRVNKASADKQKAVEIGAELFVGNLDPLVTEQVLYDTFSRFGTLVNIPKVARDDNNLSKGYGFVSFADFESSDAAIANMNGQYLMNKQVSVQYAYKKDGKGERHGDQAERMLAAQARKHNVRPPTQPLPPQFTNPGTPMAAAGVANGDGTQALNAAPPELATGRGIPPPNLGFQNIPSPQPNRQLPPTAPLANPPPGLPARPPPSQAGYGGPQTFLPSGFNSAGQQPPFPQQAAPPPGFAPPGFGPPSGTANPPPLPPGFQQPGYGGGR; encoded by the exons ATGTCCGGCGCGAGGCATTG GGAGCAAGATAAAGAGGCCACCGTTTACATCGGTAATCTCGATGAACGGGTTACCGATAGCCTGGTATGGGAGCTGATGCTGCAGGCTGGGCGCATCGTCAATGTTCACCTTCCCAAAGATCGAGTAACGCAGTCACACCAGGGTTACGGCTTTGTGGAGTTCATAagcgaggaggatgctgaaTATGCTTCGCGAATAATGAACGGGATTCGCCTTTATGGGAAACCTATACGAGTGAACAAGGCATCTGCCGATAAACAAAAAGCTGTGGAAATCGGAGCAGAGCTCTTCGTTGGAAACCTTGATCCTTTGGTCACGGAGCAGGTCCTATATGATACGTTCAGTCGCTTCGGGACGCTCGTCAATATTCCAAAG GTTGCACGCGATGATAACAACCTTTCCAAGGGCTATGGATTCGTATCTTTTGCCGACTTCGAGTCCTCAGATGCTGCTATTGCCAACATGAACGGGCAATATCTCATGAACAAACAAGTTTCCGTGCAGTACGCCTATAAAAAAGATGGCAAAGGCGAAAGACACGGTGATCAGGCAGAACGAATGCTGGCTGCGCAGGCTCGCAAGCATAATGTCCGTCCACCAACTCAGCCGCTTCCTCCGCAATTCACCAACCCGGGAACTCCTATGGCAGCCGCTGGGGTTGCTAATGGAGACGGCACACAAGCGTTGAACGCCGCTCCGCCGGAATTAGCGACGGGAAGGGGCATACCGCCGCCTAACTTGGGCTTCCAGAACATACCTTCACCACAACCTAATCGACAACTCCCTCCTACGGCTCCCTTGGCAAACCCACCTCCCGGTTTGCCAGCAAGACCTCCGCCCTCGCAAGCCGGTTACGGTGGCCCTCAGACATTTCTCCCCTCTGGTTTCAATTCTGCTGGTCAACAGCCACCCTTCCCACAGCAAGCGGCACCGCCGCCGGGGTTCGCACCACCGGGTTTCGGTCCCCCATCGGGAACCGCTAACCCTCCACCATTACCACCTGGCTTCCAGCAACCTGGTTATGGTGGCGGCCGCTGA
- a CDS encoding DUF2015 domain-containing protein — MAYYTLYFLTFAVVICGTALYLTRSRWLPLIPVPDHLYARLPSSFAGDLEAGLSSSQFDISSNIADGDTRAGLDNKAKREVQKIMKTQNVNFDEARRIYTERRFATHNIGPDGRPRDPKFVSFS, encoded by the exons ATGGCATACTATACTCTTTATTTCCTCACCTTTGCAGTCGTCATTTGCGGGACCG CGCTCTATCTCACCCGATCCCGGTGGTTGCCCTTAATCCCAGTTCCCGATCATCTTTATGCTCGCCTTCCCTCCAGCTTTGCGGGGGACCTGGAGGCGGGCCTCTCCTCATCACAGTTCGATATATCCTCCAACATCGCAGATGGCGACACAAGAGCTGGCTTAGACAACAAAGCAAAACGCGAGGTGCAGAAGATCATGAAGACGCAGAATGTTAATTTCGATGAAGCTCGACGCATCTACACCGAACGACGGTTTGCTACCCACAATATCGGTCCTGACGGTCGGCCAAGGGACCCGAAGTTCGTGTCATTCTCTTAA
- a CDS encoding malate dehydrogenase yields the protein MVKAAVLGASGGIGQPLSLLLKACPLVDELALYDVVNTPGVAADLSHISSVAKVSGYLPKDDGLKNALTGTDIVVIPAGIPRKPGMTRDDLFKVNAGIVRDLVTGIAQYCPKAFVLIISNPVNSTVPIAAEVLKKQGVFDPKRLFGVTTLDIVRAETFTQEYSGQKDPSKVQIPVVGGHSGETIVPLFSKASPALDIPADKYDALVNRVQFGGDEVVKAKDGAGSATLSMAYAGFRFAEKVIRASQGQSGIVEPTYIYLRGVTGGEEIANETGVEFFSTLVELGRNGAEKAINILQGVTEQEKKLLEACTKGLKGNIEKGIEFVKNTPPK from the exons atggtcaaggcGG CTGTTCTCGGAGCCTCTGGTGGCATTGGCCAG CCTCTATCTCTTTTGTTGAAGGCATGCCCCCTAGTTGATGAGCTTGCTCTCTACGATGTTGTCAACACACCCGGCGTCGCTGCGGATCTGTCTCACATCTCTTCTGTCGCG AAAGTATCCGGCTACCTTCCCAAAGACGATGGTCTGAAGAATGCATTGACTGGCACTGATATTGTCGTCATTCCTGCTGGAATCCCTC GCAAGCCTGGTATGACTCGTGACGATCTGTTCAAGGTGAATGCTGGTATCGTCCGTGACTTGGTGACGGGAATCGCGCAGTACTGCCCCAAGGCTTTTGTACTCATCATCTCGAATCCTGTAAACTCCACAGTCCCAATCGCCGCTGAGGTGCTTAAGAAACAGGGTGTCTTCGACCCCAAGCGCCTCTTTGGTGTCACCACCCTGGATATTGTCCGTGCAGAGACCTTCACTCAAGAATATTCCGGACAGAAGGATCCATCCAAGGTCCAGATTCCTGTTGTTGGCGGGCACTCTGGCGAGACCATCGTTCCCCTCTTCAGCAAGGCTTCCCCTGCCTTGGATATTCCTGCAGACAAGTATGACGCTCTTGTGAACC GTGTCCAGTTTGGTGGAGATGAGGTCGTCAAGGCTAAAGATGGCGCCGGCTCCGCCACTTTGTCCATGGCTTATGCTGGCTTCAG ATTTGCCGAAAAGGTTATCAGGGCTTCGCAGGGCCAGTCAGGCATTGTCGAACCTACTTACATTTACTTGCGAGGTGTCACTGGTGGTGAGGAAATTGCCAACGAGACTGGTGTTGAGTTCTTCTCGACCCTTGTCGAACTCGGG CGTAACGGCGCGGAGAAAGCCATCAACATTCTCCAGGGCGTCACCgagcaggaaaagaagcTCCTCGAGGCTTGCACCAAGGGCCTTAAGGGCAACATCGAAAAGGGCATCGAATTCGTCAAGAATACCCCACCAAA ATAG
- a CDS encoding mitochondrial import receptor subunit TOM7 yields the protein MVQFSEETKERISKVIDVSRVAIHYGYLPLIIYLGYTYSEPRPSLFKLFSPLA from the exons ATGGTTCAGTTTTCTGAGGAAACTAAG GAGCGAATCTCCAAGGTCATTGACGTTTCGAGAGTCGCTATCCACTA TGGCTATCTGCCTCTGATCATCTATCTGG GCTACACGTACAGCGAACCCAGACCTTCTCTTTTCAA GTTGTTTTCGCCCCTCGCTTAG
- a CDS encoding putative mitochondrial folate carrier protein Flx1 codes for MTIKDGLSSSFVETIAGFTAGIVSTLCLHPLDLLKTRLQVDRSSPSQLGGSLRVIREISRREGGITAFYRGLTPNIIGNSTSWALYFLCYGKTKDLMRRLRGSRVLELTSADYFVASGLAGLATSFLTNPIWVIKTRMLSTGSNAPGAYASFTTGVTQIYRSEGISGFYRGLLPALFGVSHGALQFMAYEKLKAYRTRMSSASRTSGDSIGLGATPARQLGNIDFFLTSSLSKIFAGCVTYPYQVLRSRLQTYDAHLVYRGVRDAMAQIWAQEGFGGFYKGLGPNLLRVLPSTWVTFLVYENTKSCLT; via the exons ATGACTATTAAGGATGGCCTGTCGTCATCCTTTGTGGAGACCATAGCAGGATTTACAGCGGGAATAGTCTCTACGCTCTGCCTCCATCCGCTAGATTTATTAAAGACAAGGCTACAGG TTGACCGATCCTCGCCTTCTCAACTTGGTGGATCACTTCGTGTCATCCGTGAAATTTCACGCCGTGAGGGCGGTATCACCGCATTCTACCGAGGGTTAACACCCAACATCATCGGGAATTCTACCAGCTGGGCGCTGTACTTTCTTTGCTATGGGAAGACGAAAGATCTGATGCGGAGGCTCCGCGGCTCCCGAGTGCTGGAGCTCACCTCGGCTGACTACTTTGTTGCATCAGGACTGGCAG GACTTGCCACATCGTTTTTGACGAATCCTATATGGGTGATCAAAACCCGCATGTTATCCACCGGTTCCAACGCCCCCGGAGCCTATGCGTCTTTCACCACTGGTGTAACACAGATCTATCGCTCAGAGGGTATTTCTGGCTTCTACAGGGGCCTTTTGCCCGCTTTATTCGGAGTCAGTCATGGTGCTCTTCAATTCATGGCGTATGAGAAGTTGAAAGCGTATCGTACAAGGATGAGTTCGGCTTCGCGTACCAGTGGCGATAGCATAGGTTTGGGGGCGACACCGGCACGACAATTGGGGAATATCGATTTCTTTCTCACCTCAAGCCTTTCAAAGATCTTCGCAGGCTGTGTCACCTATCCATACCAAGTGCTGAGATCTCGTCTGCAGACATACGATGCTCACCTCGTGTATCGTGGTGTTCGTGATGCAATGGCGCAGATCTGGGCTCAAGAAGGGTTTGGTGGTTTCTACAAGGGCTTGGGTCCAAACCTCCTCCGCGTGCTACCAAGCACATGGGTAACTTTTCTGGTATATGAAAATACCAAGTCTTGCCTAACTTAA
- the azf1 gene encoding C2H2-type zinc finger protein — translation METAEPVSYEFTGHAMGSMAPRRLLHAGLGSNFSYYNNPATSFPLPYHPSSSTPYGFSHTINQHPHQLPGYQHFYLTNHPSLNSQPVRLSSEPPTVQQIPDIRPAKNAISRIVGKPLAKSEQSASSQPIAAAQPPATGVTQEKGPGSTEIEFSTEVDILMKTIQAKAVPQQSALQCLPPLQQLTHGGENGFSQAYAMASSTLRCNVAVEELASRPGKKRKYICRLPNCGKSFAQKTHLDIHMRAHTGDKPFVCKEPSCGQRFSQLGNLKTHQRRHTGEKPFSCDICQKRFAQRGNVRAHKITHQHAKPFTCLLDDCGKQFTQLGNLKSHQNKFHATTLRTLTLKFSQMSETQLMNPQDRQLWEYFANLYKNSNKGIKGRGKDRRISPTSKSSDSSASCTRMQSLESDEDLKASCGSREASSAYTSSSSGEEEDPEIYYTDRKGH, via the exons ATGGAAACAGCAGAACCAGTTTCATACGAGTTCACTGGCCATGCGATGGGTTCAATGGCTCCTCGTCGGTTACTGCACGCTGGCCTTGGGTCAAACTTCTCTTATTACAATAACCCGGCtacctcttttcctttgccttACCACCCATCGTCTTCCACGCCGTATGGTTTCAGTCATACGATAAACCAGCACCCTCATCAACTCCCGGGCTATCAGCACTTCTATCTTACGAATCATCCATCGCTCAATTCCCAGCCAGTACGTCTCTCATCTGAACCGCCAACCGTTCAACAGATTCCCGACATACGCCCAGCGAAGAACGCCATCAGTCGCATTGTGGGAAAGCCATTGGCAAAGTCGGAACAGAGCGCATCATCGCAACCCATTGCAGCGGCTCAACCGCCAGCCACTGGGGTTACCCAAGAGAAGGGCCCCGGTTCGACTGAGATTGAGTTCTCAACGGAGGTGGACATCCTTATGAAAACTATTCAAGCAAAAGCTGTCCCTCAACAGTCGGCTCTACAGTGTTTACCGCCTCTCCAACAGTTGACACACGGCGGTGAGAATGGCTTCTCTCAGGCCTATGCCATGGCTTCGTCAACTTTGCGATGCAACGTGGCGGTTGAGGAGCTCGCTTCCCGGCCAGGAAAGAAACGAAAGTACATATGTCGACTTCCCAACTGTGGAAAGAGCTTTGCCCAGAAAACTCATTTGGATATCCACATGAGGGCTCACACTGGGGATAAGCCCTTT GTATGCAAAGAGCCTTCTTGCGGACAGCGTTTCTCCCAATTGGGCAATCTCAAG ACACATCAACGACGCCATACAGGCGAAAAGCCCTTCTCCTGTGATATCTGCCAGAAGCGATTCGCCCAAAGAGGCAATGTTCGTGCCCACAAGATCACTCACCAACATGCTAAGCCCTTCACTTGTCTACTAGATGACTGTGGGAAACAGTTCACTCAGCTGGGTAACCTGAAG TCGCACCAGAACAAGTTCCACGCCACTACGCTAAGAACGTTGACTCTGAAGTTTTCTCAAATGTCCGAAACGCAACTCATGAACCCTCAGGATCGCCAGCTTTGGGAGTACTTTGCCAACCTCTATAAAAACAGCAACAAAGGCATCAAGGGTCGTGGCAAGGATCGGAGGATCTCCCCCACATCCAAGTCCAGTGACAGTTCTGCCTCGTGCACACGAATGCAGTCTTTAGAAAGTGATGAGGACCTCAAGGCGTCATGCGGCAGTCGCGAAGCCTCGTCCGCCTATACTAGCAGCTCcagcggagaagaagaggaccCCGAAATCTACTACACTGATAGAAAAGGTCATTGA